The proteins below come from a single Pseudochaenichthys georgianus chromosome 14, fPseGeo1.2, whole genome shotgun sequence genomic window:
- the paxbp1 gene encoding PAX3- and PAX7-binding protein 1 — protein sequence MFKKAKRANFRRRNESDEEELEEGRSVPPISSGPAVEEIPFMETSISVTAAPISIDNFHSNGFPANVNTFRAIKKEKKVKDTPIIAATVPGPTKASLLSFDDDEDESEVFRVKKPTHSKKIVKQLKKEYKEDLEKSGVKQEHKSDAPFQPAVSIKEEVTSRAGSEQGEEEMEVDSTDEHQQEEAKSHVGQAQSHVGQAQSQVSKSNITTSSFNTLSTLGSLKPGEIPDAAFIHAARKRRQQAREQGGEPPLVETENPKKRMAQEDQGASDDEDEDEKRIRFSGVKNITQRQKIAEEIGIEGSDDEALDTGQDEESSRWEQEQIRKGISIPQVQSSQPEDNAVYYQNSYETQPYGSSYSMPFTYSTVVQQPKPTGRADNGSVHYGTPISDLTPISIDLVKKRLQDRLSQMRVGHDANARRNKQIEEDLASSESAIEQLEGSSNNNSNQYKFLQEMRGYVGDLLECFSEKVPAVLELEAAMHQLLRQRASRLVQRRQDDIKDESSEFASLSNKAVMAPNLDSFGRDRAVYQENSRQRRIAEREARRTRRRQAREQNGKRAEHKEGLSSDDEETSTDITSVNMERDRIIRECKKAFEDVVEDFHSLDCIKSHFEVWRREYADCYRDAYIGLCLPKLFNPLVRLQLMMWNPLEAQCANFEYMLWFESLLFYGFEENSVLQRGDGDISLLPSIVEKVVLSKLTVLAEQVWDPLSNSQTARVVGFIRRLMKSYPTVLHGENRYTQELLKMIVFRIRRTLDEDVFLPLYPKNVLENKNGGPYLFYQRQFWSCVKLLGNILQWEGILSGSCLRDLALDSTLNRYILSALQTTDTGEDNVPKCQKVVECLPVQWFSGLKGQKTLPQLEPFCRYLTHLASSFHRGSLGGSDLERRSAKDLIKEVVKMLGQMNALDHIITVAAEHGIKDIKPLLEAKS from the exons ATGTTTAAGAAAGCGAAACGAGCTAACTTCCGACGGAGGAATGAATCCGACGAGGAAGAACTGGAGGAGGGTCGGTCAGTGCCGCCGATATCCAGCGGGCCTGCCGTGGAGGAAATCCCGTTTATGGAGACTTCCATCAGCGTTACAGCAGCACCTATTAGCATCGATAACTTTCACAGCAACGGGTTTCCGGCCAACGTGAACACGTTTAGAGCTATCAAGAAAGAGAAGAAGGTTAAAGATACACCTATCATTGCAGCTACGGTGCCTGGACCCACGAAAGCCAGTTTGCTGAGTTTCGACGATGATGAAG ATGAATCCGAGGTGTTCAGAGTGAAGAAGCCCACTCACAGTAAGAAGATTGTCAAACAACTGAAGAAAGAATATAAGGAGGATTTGGAGAAGTCCGGAGTCAAACAGGAACACAAATCAG aTGCTCCATTTCAGCCTGCGGTTTCAATCAAAGAGGAAGTTACCAGCAGAGCCGGCAGTGAACAGGGGGAGGAAGAGATGGAGGTGGACAGTACTGAtgagcatcagcaggaagaGGCAAAGAGTCACGTTGGCCAGGCACAGAGTCACGTTGGCCAGGCACAGAGTCAAGTGTCCAAGAGCAACATCACTACATCATCATTCAACACACTTTCAACTCTGGGCAGCCTGAAACCAG GGGAGATCCCCGATGCGGCATTTATTCACGCTGCCAGAAAGCGCCGGCAACAGGCCAGAGAACAGGGGGGGGAACCGCCTCTGGTAGAGACGGAGAATCCCAAAAAGCGTATGGCACAAGAAGACCAAGGCGCTAGCGACGACGAAGACGAGGATGAGAAGAGGATTCGCTTCAGCGGAGTCAAGAACATAACCCAGAGACAAAAGATCGCTGAAGAAATAG GTATTGAGGGTAGCGATGACGAGGCGCTGGATACAGGTCAGGATGAGGAGTCGAGCCGCTGGGAGCAGGAGCAGATTAGGAAAGGAATCAGCATACCCCAG GTCCAAAGCAGCCAGCCAGAGGACAACGCGGTCTACTACCAGAACAGCTACGAGACCCAGCCCTATGGCTCCTCCTACAGCATGCCCTTTACCTACAGCACTGTGGTCCAGCAGCCCAAGCCCACCGGCCGAGCAGACAACGGCTCTGTTCACTACGGGACCCCTATTAGCGATCTAACCCCGATATCCATTGATCTGGTAAAGAAACGCCTGCAGGATAG GCTCAGCCAAATGCGTGTGGGCCACGATGCAAACGCCAGGCGCAACAAACAGATCGAAGAAGACTTGGCCTCCTCTGAGAGTGCCATAGAGCAGCTGGAGGGCTCATCCAATAACAATTCAAATCAATATAAATTCTTGCAAGAGATGCGAGGGTATGTTGGAGACTTGCTTGAGTGTTTCAGTGAAAAG GTGCCTGCTGTTCTGGAGTTGGAGGCTGCCATGCACCAGTTACTAAGGCAACGGGCCTCACGACTTGTCCAGAGAAGACAGGATGATATTAAAGATGAATCGTCGGAGTTTGCAAGCCTTTCAA ATAAAGCTGTCATGGCTCCTAATCTGGACTCATTCGGTCGAGACCGCGCAGTATACCAAGAGAACAGCCGTCAGAGGAGGATAGCAGAAAGAGAAGCACGACG AACTCGGCGGCGACAAGCTAGAGAGCAGAATGGAAAAAGGGCCGAGCATAAAGAAGGCTTATCATCTGATGACGAGGAGACATCCACTGACATAACCAGCGTCAACATGGAGAGAG ATCGGATCATCCGGGAATGTAAGAAAGCATTTGAGGATGTCGTGGAGGACTTCCATTCACTCGACTGCATCAAATCCCATTTTGAAGTGTGGAGGAGAGAATATGCCGACTGCTACAGAGACGCTTACATCGGACTCTGCCTGCCCAAACTCTTCAACCCTTTAGTCCGCCTGCAGCTCATGATGTGGAACCCTCTCGAG GCTCAGTGTGCAAATTTTGAGTACATGCTGTGGTTTGAGTCGCTGCTGTTCTACGGCTTCGAGGAGAACAGCGTGCTGCAGAGAGGAGACGGGGACATCAGCCTGCTGCCTTCTATTGTGGAGAAGGTCGTTCTCTCCAAACTGACAG tgttggCAGAGCAAGTATGGGACCCGCTGTCCAACAGTCAGACAGCCAGGGTGGTGGGCTTCATTCGGAGACTAATGAAAAGTTACCCCACTGTGCTGCATGGAGAAAACCGATACACACAG GAGCTTCTGAAAATGATTGTCTTCAGGATCAGGCGGACTCTGGATGAAGATGTCTTCCTTCCACTCTACCCCAAAAA TGTCTTGGAGAACAAGAATGGCGGCCCTTACTTATTCTACCAGAGGCAGTTCTGGTCCTGTGTGAAG CTGCTGGGCAACATCCTGCAGTGGGAAGGCATCCTGTCAGGTTCCTGTCTGAGGGACCTGGCATTGGACAGCACTCTGAACAGATACATCCTCTCCGCTCTGCAGACCACCGACACAGGGGAGGACAATGTTCCCAAGTGCCAGAAG GTGGTGGAGTGTTTGCCCGTGCAGTGGTTCTCTGGACTGAAGGGCCAGAAGACGTTGCCTCAGTTGGAGCCGTTTTGTCGCTACCTCACCCACCTGGCCAGCTCGTTTCACCGCGGCAGTTTGGGCGGGTCTGATTTGGAACGGCGCTCTGCCAA GGACCTGATCAAAGAGGTTGTGAAGATGTTGGGCCAGATGAATGCTCTGGACCACATCATCACCGTGGCAGCTGAGCATGGCATTAAAGACATCAAGCCACTTTTGGAAGCAAAGTCGTAG